In the Danaus plexippus chromosome 4, MEX_DaPlex, whole genome shotgun sequence genome, one interval contains:
- the LOC116768715 gene encoding uncharacterized protein KIAA1143 homolog → MNRKRNVSYIKPEDPHFLKILKKEAGYDNTNHKFDKLENDEEDFVEDEDSEQPQIVVLKKGDLTAEEYDIEKERLKKEESESKADLNQKVVFKARSTANSAEKKASNQKSNKSSVKPQKNSNLLSFGVEDESDDDSDS, encoded by the coding sequence ATGAATAGGAAAAGAAACGTTAGTTATATAAAGCCTGAAGATCcacattttctaaaaattctCAAAAAAGAAGCTGGTTATGATAACACTAAccataaatttgataaacttGAGAATGATGAAgaagattttgttgaggatGAAGATAGCGAGCAACCGCAAATTGTTGTTTTGAAGAAAGGGGATCTTACAGCTGAAGAGTATGATATTGAGAAGGAGAGGTTAAAGAAAGAGGAATCAGAAAGTAAAGCAGACTTGAACCAGAAAGTTGTATTCAAAGCCAGGAGTACTGCCAATTCAGCAGAAAAGAAAGCCTCAAACCAGAAGTCAAATAAATCTTCAGTAAAGCCACAAAAAAATAGCAACCTACTATCATTTGGTGTTGAGGATGAAAGTGATGATGATTCTGATAGCTAA